From one Pogoniulus pusillus isolate bPogPus1 chromosome 37, bPogPus1.pri, whole genome shotgun sequence genomic stretch:
- the LOC135190956 gene encoding protein argonaute-3, which translates to MEIGSAGPVGAQPLLMVPRRPGYGTMGKPIKLLANCFQVEIPKIDVYLYEVDIKPDKCPRRVNREVVDSMVQHFKVTIFGDRRPVYDGKRSLYTANPLPVATTGVDLDVTLPGEGGKDRPFKVSIKFVSRVSWHLLHEVLTGRTLPEPLELDKPISTNPVHAVDVVLRHLPSMKYTPVGRSFFSAPEGYDHPLGGGREVWFGFHQSVRPAMWKMMLNIDVSATAFYKAQPVIQFMCEVLDIHNIDEQPRPLTDSHRVKFTKEIKGLKVEVTHCGTMRRKYRVCNVTRRPASHQTFPLQLENGQTVERTVAQYFREKYNLQLKYPHLPCLQVGQEQKHTYLPLEVCNIVAGQRCIKKLTDNQTSTMIKATARSAPDRQEEISRLVRSANYDADPFVQEFQFKVRDEMAHVTGRVLPAPMLQYGGRNRTVATPSHGVWDMRGKQFHTGVEIKMWAIACFATQRQCREEILKGFTDQLRKISKDAGMPIQGQPCFCKYAQGADSVEPMFRHLKNTYSGLQLIIVILPGKTPVYAEVKRVGDTLLGMATQCVQVKNVIKTSPQTLSNLCLKINVKLGGINNILVPHQRPSVFQQPVIFLGADVTHPPAGDGKKPSIAAVVGSMDAHPSRYCATVRVQRPRQEIIQDLASMVRELLIQFYKSTRFKPTRIIFYRDGVSEGQFRQVLYYELLAIREACISLEKDYQPGITYIVVQKRHHTRLFCADRTERVGRSGNIPAGTTVDTDITHPYEFDFYLCSHAGIQGTSRPSHYHVLWDDNCFTADELQLLTYQLCHTYVRCTRSVSIPAPAYYAHLVAFRARYHLVDKEHDSAEGSHVSGQSNGRDPQALAKAVQIHQDTLRTMYFA; encoded by the exons ATGGAAATCGGCAGCGCAG gaCCCGTCGGGGCACAGCCCCTCCTCATGGTGCCCAGACGTCCTGGCTATGGCACCATGGGCAAACCCATTAAACTGCTGGCCAACTGCTTCCAAGTTGAAATCCCAAAGATTGATGTCTACCTCTATGAGGTGGATATCAAACCTGATAAGTGTCCTCGAAGGGTGAACAG ggaggtggtggactcaatGGTGCAGCATTTTAAAGTGACAATATTTGGGGACCGTAGACCAGTTTATGATGGGAAGAGAAGCCTCTATACAGCAAATCCACTCCCTGTGGCCACTACTGGG GTGGATTTGGATGTGACATTAccaggagaaggtggaaaagaTCGTCCCTTCAAAGTGTCAATAAAGTTTGTTTCTCGGGTGAGCTGGCACTTGCTGCATGAAGTTTTGACAGGAAGAACCTTGCCTGAGCCTCTGGAACTAGACAAACCTATCAGCACTAACCCTGTTCATGCTGTCGATGTGGTGCTACGACACCTCCCCTCCATGAA GTACACTCCTGTGGGCCGTTCCTTTTTCTCAGCACCAGAAGGCTATGATCACCCCCTGGGGGGTGGCAGGGAAGTCTGGTTTGGATTCCATCAGTCTGTTCGGCCTGCCATGTGGAAGATGATGCTCAATATTGATG TTTCTGCCACTGCCTTCTACAAAGCACAACCTGTCATTCAATTTATGTGTGAAGTTCTTGACATTCATAATATCGATGAACAACCAAGACCTCTGACTGATTCTCATCGGGTAAAATTCACCAAAGAGATAAAGG GTCTCAAGGTAGAGGTGACTCACTGTGGAACGATGAGAAGGAAGTACCGCGTGTGTAACGTCACCAGGCGGCCTGCAAGTCACCAGAC CTTTCCTTTGCAGTTAGAAAACGGGCAGACTGTGGAAAGAACGGTAGCACAGTATTTCAGAGAGAAATACAACCTCCAGCTGAAATACCCTCATCTTCCTTGCCTACAAGTGGGACAAGAACAGAAACACACCTACTTGCCTTTAGAA GTCTGTAATATTGTAGCTGGCCAGCGCTGTATCAAGAAGCTAACGGACAATCAGACATCAACCATGATAAAGGCCACAGCAAGATCTGCTCCAGATAGGCAAGAGGAGATAAGCAGACTG GTGAGAAGTGCAAACTATGATGCAGATCCGTTTGTGCAAGAGTTCCAGTTCAAGGTGCGGGATGAGATGGCGCACGTGACAGGGCGTGTGCTGCCGGCCCCCATGCTGCAGTACGGAGGACGG AATCGAACGGTGGCAACCCCAAGCCATGGAGTGTGGGACATGAGAGGGAAACAATTTCACACTGGGGTTGAGATCAAAATGTGGGCTATAGCTTGCTTTGCAAcgcagaggcagtgcagagaagaAATACTGAA GGGTTTCACGGACCAGCTGCGCAAGATCTccaaggatgctgggatgcccATCCAAGGCCAGCCCTGCTTCTGCAAATAtgcccagggagcagacagTGTGGAGCCCATGTTCAGACACCTCAAGAACACCTATTCAGGGCTTCAGCTCATCATTGTCATCCTGCCAGGGAAGACCCCAGTGTATG CGGAGGTGAAGCGAGTGGGAGATACACTTCTGGGGATGGCCACGCAGTGTGTTCAAGTCAAGAACGTCATTAAAACATCTCCACAGACCCTCTCAAATCTGTGCCTGAAGATTAATGTTAAATTAGGAGGAATCAACAACATCCTTGTACCTCACCAACG accttctgtgttccagcagCCAGTGATCTTTTTGGGAGCTGATGTCACTCACCCTCCTGCTGGAGATGGAAAGAAGCCTTCCATTGCTGCT GTTGTAGGTAGTATGGATGCTCATCCAAGCCGGTACTGTGCCACGGTGAGAGTTCAGCGACCCCGGCAGGAGATCATCCAAGATCTTGCCTCCATGGTGAGAGAGCTGCTCATCCAGTTCTACAAGTCCACACGGTTCAAGCCCACACGTATCATCTTCTACAGGGACGGGGTCTCTGAAGGGCAATTTCGACAG GTTTTGTATTACGAGCTGCTGGCCATTCGAGAAGCCtgcatcagcctggagaaggattaTCAGCCAGGAATCACCTACATCGTGGTGCAGAAAAGGCACCACACACGATTGTTCTGTGCTGACAGAACAGAAAGG GTTGGACGAAGCGGCAATATTCCGGCTGGCACCACTGTAGACACAGATATCACACATCCCTATGAGTTTGATTTTTACCTCTGTAGCCATGCTGGAATACAG GGTACCAGCCGTCCCTCACACTATCATGTTTTGTGGGATGATAACTGTTTTACTGCAGATGAACTCCAGCTGCTGACTTACCAGCTCTGCCACACATATGTGCGCTGCACACGATCGGTTTCTATCCCCGCACCAGCCTATTATGCTCACTTGGTAGCATTCAGAGCACGATACCATCTTGTGGACAAAGAACACGACAG TGCTGAAGGAAGCCATGTTTCAGGACAGAGCAACGGGAGAGACCCGCAGGCCCTGGCGAAGGCCGTCCAGATTCACCAAGACACCTTACGCACGATGTACTTCGCTTAA